The genomic interval ACGACCAATGGGAAGCCAATTTCACGTGATTTCTCAACCGCTTGCTCCATGGTGGTCACGGTTGCGTTCTCAGGCTGTAGCAGGCCTAAGCGGTCAACCGCTTGTTGGAAACGCTCACGGTCTTCCGCACGGTCGATGGCATCTGGGCTAGTACCGATAATGGGTACACCCGCCGCTTCTAGCGCACGCGCCAGTTTCAGTGGCGTTTGACCACCATACTGCACGATCACACCTTTTGGTTTTTCAACGCGTGCAATCGCCAACACATCTTCTAGAGTAACCGGTTCAAAGTAGAGACGGTCTGAAGTGTCATAGTCGGTTGATACGGTTTCTGGGTTACAGTTCACCATGATGGTCTCGTAACCATCTTCGCGTAGCGCTAGCGAAGCGTGTACACAGCAGTAGTCAAACTCAATACCTTGACCGATACGGTTTGGACCACCGCCCAGAACCATGATCTTTTCTTTATCGGTTGGGTTCGCTTCACACTCGTCATCATAAGATGAGTACATGTAAGCCGTATCCGACGAGAACTCTGCCGCACAGGTATCAACGCGCTTGTATACTGGGTGGATGTCGTACTGGTCACGTAGACGACGGATTTCGCTTTCAGCCACACCGAGTAGTTTTGATAGGCGAGCGTCTGAGAAACCTTTACGCTTCATTTGACGAAGCACATCTTGAGTCAAACCAGCAAAACCACCCGCCTTCACTTGTTCTTCTAGTTTCACAATCTCTTCGATTTGAACCAAGAACCAGCGATCAACGTTCGTTAGATTAAACACACCATCAACAGACATACCCGCACGGAATGCATCGGCAATGTACCAAATACGCTCAGCGCCCGCTTCTTTCAGCTCGTGGCGAATTTTTGTCAATGCATCAGGAGAATCAAGATCGACCATCTCGTCAAAACCTGTTGCACCCACTTCTAGACCGCGCAGTGCTTTGTGCAGTGATTCTTGTTGGTTACGGCCAATGGCCATCACTTCACCCACTGACTTCATTTGCGTCGTCAAACGGTCGTTAGCACCAGCAAATTTCTCGAAGTTGAAACGAGGGATCTTAGTCACTACGTAGTCGATGGTCGGTTCAAATGATGCTGGTGTCGCACCACCTGTGATGTCGTTTTGTAACTCATCAAGCGTGAAGCCAACTGCTAGTTTCGCTGCAATCTTCGCAATAGGGAAACCCGTTGCTTTTGACGCTAGAGCAGACGAACGAGATACACGTGGGTTCATTTCGATGATAACCATACGGCCATCTTTCGGGTTGATACCAAACTGCACGTTTGAACCACCTGTCTCTACACCGATTTCACGAAGTACCGCTAGCGACGCATTACGCATCAGTTGGTATTCTTTATCTGTCAACGTTTGAGCCGGTGCAACGGTGATAGAGTCACCGGTGTGAATGCCCATTGGGTCAAAGTTTTCGATAGAACAGACGATGATACAGTTGTCCGCTTTGTCGCGAACCACTTCCATTTCGTACTCTTTCCAACCGATCAAAGATTCATCGATAAGCAGTTCATTGGTTGGCGACAGGTCAAGACCACGGCGACAGATTTCTTCGAACTCTTCTTTGTTGTACGCGATACCACCACCCGTACCACCCATGGTGAATGATGGGCGAATGATACATGGGAAGCCAACCATATCGAGCACTTTGTACGCTTCTTCCATGGTCTTAGCTGTATCAGCACGAGGACACTCTAGGCCGATAGATTTCATCGCTTTGTCGAAGCGAGAACGGTCTTCCGCTTTATCGATGGCATCGGCGGTTGCACCGATCATTTCTACGCCGAATTCCGCTAGCACACCGTGCTTTTCAAGCGCAAGCGCACAGTTTAGCGCCGTCTGACCACCCATGGTTGGTAGAACCGCATCTGGACGCTCTTTTTCGATAATCTTGCGTACCACTTCCCATTGAATTGGCTCGATGTAGGTCGCATCCGCCATATCTGGATCTGTCATGATGGTAGCTGGGTTCGAGTTTACTAGGATAACTCGGTAACCTTCTTCACGTAGCGCTTTACATGCTTGTGCACCTGAGTAGTCAAACTCACAAGCCTGACCGATAACAATTGGACCAGCACCTAGGATAAGAATGCTTTGAATGTCAGTACGTTTTGGCATTGTCTACTACTCCAAATTAAGCGCTGTGTTGTTTAATCAGTTCGATGAAATGGTCAAATAGCGGAGCTGCGTCGTGTGGACCAGGGCTCGCTTCTGGGTGACCTTGGAAGCTGAATGCTGGCTTGTCTGTGCGGTGAATCCCCTGCAAAGAGCCATCAAAGAGCGATACGTGAGTAGCACGTAGGTTATCTGGTAGTGTTGCTTCATCAGCGGCAAAACCGTGGTTTTGCGAAGTAATCATCACCACATTGCGGTCTAAATCTTTTACAGGATGGTTTGCACCGTGGTGACCAAACTTCATCTTCACCGTTTTCGCACCTGATGCCAACGCGAGAATTTGGTGGCCAAGACAAATACCAAATACAGGTAGGCCTTTTTCTAGGAACACTTTGGTTGCTTCAATCGCATAAGTACAAGGTTCTGGATCACCAGGGCCGTTTGATAGGAAAACACCATCTGGGTTTAGCGCTAGAACGTCTTCTGCCGACGTTTCAGCAGGCACGACCGTTAAGCGGCAGCCGCGGTCAACCAACATTCGTAAGATGTTGCGTTTTGCGCCGAAATCGTAGGCAACCACGTGATATGGCAATTCGCTGTCG from Vibrio vulnificus NBRC 15645 = ATCC 27562 carries:
- the carA gene encoding glutamine-hydrolyzing carbamoyl-phosphate synthase small subunit is translated as MSKSALLVLEDGTVFRGVSIGADGISVGEVVFNTSMTGYQEILTDPSYSQQIVTLTYPHIGNTGTTSEDEESSSIHAQGLVIRDLPLIASNFRSEQSLSDYLKSQNIVGIADIDTRKLTRILREKGAQNGCIVAGNNLDEALALAKAKEFPGLKGMDLAKEVTTKEAYQWKQGSWTLEGGLPEAKDDSELPYHVVAYDFGAKRNILRMLVDRGCRLTVVPAETSAEDVLALNPDGVFLSNGPGDPEPCTYAIEATKVFLEKGLPVFGICLGHQILALASGAKTVKMKFGHHGANHPVKDLDRNVVMITSQNHGFAADEATLPDNLRATHVSLFDGSLQGIHRTDKPAFSFQGHPEASPGPHDAAPLFDHFIELIKQHSA
- the carB gene encoding carbamoyl-phosphate synthase large subunit; protein product: MPKRTDIQSILILGAGPIVIGQACEFDYSGAQACKALREEGYRVILVNSNPATIMTDPDMADATYIEPIQWEVVRKIIEKERPDAVLPTMGGQTALNCALALEKHGVLAEFGVEMIGATADAIDKAEDRSRFDKAMKSIGLECPRADTAKTMEEAYKVLDMVGFPCIIRPSFTMGGTGGGIAYNKEEFEEICRRGLDLSPTNELLIDESLIGWKEYEMEVVRDKADNCIIVCSIENFDPMGIHTGDSITVAPAQTLTDKEYQLMRNASLAVLREIGVETGGSNVQFGINPKDGRMVIIEMNPRVSRSSALASKATGFPIAKIAAKLAVGFTLDELQNDITGGATPASFEPTIDYVVTKIPRFNFEKFAGANDRLTTQMKSVGEVMAIGRNQQESLHKALRGLEVGATGFDEMVDLDSPDALTKIRHELKEAGAERIWYIADAFRAGMSVDGVFNLTNVDRWFLVQIEEIVKLEEQVKAGGFAGLTQDVLRQMKRKGFSDARLSKLLGVAESEIRRLRDQYDIHPVYKRVDTCAAEFSSDTAYMYSSYDDECEANPTDKEKIMVLGGGPNRIGQGIEFDYCCVHASLALREDGYETIMVNCNPETVSTDYDTSDRLYFEPVTLEDVLAIARVEKPKGVIVQYGGQTPLKLARALEAAGVPIIGTSPDAIDRAEDRERFQQAVDRLGLLQPENATVTTMEQAVEKSREIGFPLVVRPSYVLGGRAMEIVYDEQDLRRYFNEAVSVSNESPVLLDRFLDDAIEVDIDAICDGERVVIGGIMEHIEQAGVHSGDSACSLPAYTLSQEIQDKMREQVEKLAFELGVRGLMNTQFAVKDNEVYLIEVNPRAARTVPFVSKATGAPLAKIAARVMAGQSLESQGFTKEIIPPYYSVKEVVLPFNKFPGVDPLLGPEMRSTGEVMGVGATFAEAYAKAELGCGNVYPEGGRALLSVREGDKQRVVDLASKLLKLGYKLDATHGTAVILGEAGINPRLVNKVHEGRPHILDRIKNNEYTYIVNTAAGRQAIEDSKVLRRGALAEKVNYTTTLNAAFATCMSHTADAKASVTSVQELHAQVQASLKA